One segment of Pseudomonadota bacterium DNA contains the following:
- a CDS encoding thiamine pyrophosphate-dependent enzyme has protein sequence MERLPVKPHGRLAPRPLGANQPAAAEHATTPPEHTRIAVDRELAEGGEPSGGDPIAAPLERPSGVQAKPLPAKDQEQDEEHARAKLRTPRPPPQAPALGAEVGAPASEPRAVDVFLKHLKAEGAQVVFGIPGGLLHPFFDAVEHDADLGLIVSKHEEGAAFMADGYARVCGRLAVCAGTSGPGATNLLTGVACAYADGVPMLVVTGQAASAALGKGAAQETNREDIDIVEMFRPVTKYSTMVTSADSLPHHVRRALRHALTGRRGPVHLNVPVDLWAQQLAYELDEHWYKPSSYRPTTTFFDRVAVQRAARTLLRAQYPVVLAGAGVGIAGAEQHLRTLAELLPARVATTPRGKGLFPEDHHLSLGVLGFAGHRDARETILGDLPDVLFTVGASLNETTTLNWSPRLRPSVALIQLDLDMERIGRNYPVDTALVGDAQTILVELVYHVHRLLREHGVAGSKWKEAAPLARGHERFSEPEQRVSDRIPVSPQRWRVELQEVLPQNAIVFSDIGGHMLTNVHHLCIRKHQKFVLNLGFGSMGHGTAAPIGAALAAPKRPVFAIIGDACFAMNGMELLTASDNEIPVIWIVENNNMHGITWHGSQMVGSKRPLNSVRNRRSLEVAAIARAMGLYSEIVNAPGQIGDIVTRALASRRPALIEVRVDAAAPPPLGDRARSISGFIKR, from the coding sequence ATGGAGCGATTACCAGTTAAGCCACATGGACGACTCGCGCCGCGCCCCCTTGGGGCGAACCAGCCGGCCGCGGCAGAGCATGCAACAACGCCTCCTGAACACACTCGGATCGCGGTAGACCGAGAGCTCGCCGAAGGTGGGGAGCCCTCTGGAGGCGACCCGATCGCCGCGCCGCTCGAACGACCCTCTGGGGTACAGGCAAAGCCCCTGCCTGCCAAAGACCAAGAGCAAGACGAAGAACACGCCCGCGCCAAGCTGCGGACTCCTCGACCGCCGCCGCAGGCGCCGGCGCTCGGCGCGGAAGTCGGCGCGCCCGCAAGCGAACCGCGCGCTGTCGACGTCTTTTTGAAGCACTTGAAGGCGGAAGGCGCTCAGGTGGTGTTCGGCATCCCGGGCGGTTTACTGCATCCCTTCTTCGATGCCGTAGAACACGACGCGGATCTTGGCCTGATCGTCTCGAAGCACGAAGAAGGCGCGGCGTTCATGGCCGACGGCTACGCGCGCGTGTGCGGCCGCCTGGCCGTCTGTGCGGGCACCTCGGGCCCCGGGGCGACCAACCTGCTCACCGGCGTTGCGTGCGCCTACGCGGATGGCGTTCCCATGCTGGTAGTGACCGGCCAGGCTGCGAGCGCAGCACTTGGCAAGGGCGCCGCACAGGAAACCAACCGCGAGGACATCGACATCGTGGAGATGTTCCGGCCTGTGACCAAGTACTCCACCATGGTCACGTCGGCCGACAGCCTGCCCCACCACGTGCGCCGCGCCCTGCGCCATGCCTTGACCGGAAGAAGAGGTCCAGTCCATTTGAACGTACCGGTGGATCTGTGGGCGCAGCAGCTCGCCTACGAGCTCGACGAACACTGGTACAAGCCGAGCAGTTATCGACCCACAACGACCTTCTTTGATCGCGTGGCCGTGCAGCGCGCAGCTCGGACGCTGCTGCGTGCCCAATACCCCGTGGTCCTGGCCGGCGCCGGTGTCGGTATCGCCGGGGCCGAACAGCACCTGCGGACCCTGGCCGAGCTCCTGCCAGCACGCGTGGCCACCACGCCCCGCGGCAAGGGGCTTTTCCCTGAAGATCACCACTTGTCGCTGGGAGTGCTCGGCTTTGCCGGCCATCGCGACGCACGCGAAACGATTCTGGGCGACCTGCCGGATGTGCTGTTCACTGTGGGCGCCTCGCTCAACGAAACGACCACGCTCAACTGGTCACCCAGGCTGCGCCCCTCGGTAGCGTTGATCCAGCTCGACCTCGACATGGAGCGCATCGGACGCAACTACCCCGTGGACACGGCACTGGTGGGCGACGCACAGACGATCTTGGTCGAGCTCGTCTACCACGTGCATCGCCTGTTGCGCGAGCACGGCGTGGCGGGCTCCAAATGGAAGGAAGCCGCGCCGCTCGCCCGTGGCCACGAGCGCTTCAGCGAGCCCGAGCAACGGGTAAGCGATCGCATTCCGGTCAGCCCGCAGCGCTGGCGCGTGGAGCTGCAGGAGGTGCTGCCGCAAAACGCCATCGTGTTCTCGGACATCGGCGGGCACATGCTGACCAACGTCCACCATCTGTGCATCCGCAAGCACCAAAAGTTCGTGCTGAACCTGGGCTTCGGCTCCATGGGTCACGGCACGGCAGCACCCATCGGCGCAGCGCTGGCGGCACCCAAACGACCGGTGTTCGCGATCATCGGGGACGCCTGTTTCGCCATGAACGGCATGGAATTGCTGACCGCATCCGACAACGAGATTCCGGTAATCTGGATCGTGGAAAACAACAACATGCACGGCATCACCTGGCACGGCAGCCAAATGGTCGGCAGCAAACGGCCCCTGAACTCGGTCCGAAATCGGCGCTCGCTTGAAGTCGCGGCCATCGCCCGCGCCATGGGTCTGTACAGCGAGATCGTCAACGCCCCAGGGCAGATCGGCGACATCGTGACCAGGGCCCTGGCCTCCCGCCGCCCGGCCCTGATCGAAGTGCGCGTAGACGCCGCCGCCCCGCCCCCGCTCGGTGATCGGGCCCGTTCCATCAGCGGCTTCATCAAGCGTTAG